One window from the genome of Elaeis guineensis isolate ETL-2024a chromosome 5, EG11, whole genome shotgun sequence encodes:
- the LOC140857804 gene encoding putative glucan endo-1,3-beta-glucosidase GVI, whose translation MQNLDTALTDAKLNIPVSTAISTGILGVSFPPSQGAFSEASSVDMTGIVGFLASKKTPLLVNVYPYFAYANQPKDVRLDYALFTANGTVVVDGALNCANLFDAIVDAMYSALEKAGHPDVNVVVSETGWPSAGDAIGATVENAMTYNNNAVAHVTSSAGTPRRPGNAIETYIFAMFNEDLKPVGVEQNFGLYHPDMTEVYHVNFP comes from the coding sequence ATGCAAAACCTTGACACCGCTCTCACCGATGCCAAGCTCAACATCCCCGTCTCCACCGCCATTTCCACCGGCATCCTTGGCGTGTCATTTCCACCTTCCCAAGGTGCATTCTCCGAAGCATCGTCTGTCGACATGACTGGCATTGTAGGATTCCTAGCATCCAAGAAGACACCACTCCTTGTCAACGTGTACCCATACTTTGCATATGCCAACCAGCCGAAGGACGTGCGGCTCGACTACGCACTTTTCACAGCAAATGGCACGGTGGTCGTTGACGGTGCATTGAACTGCGCGAACCTTTTCGATGCCATAGTCGATGCTATGTACTCTGCATTAGAGAAGGCTGGTCATCCGGATGTCAACGTGGTGGTGTCAGAGACTGGGTGGCCATCCGCCGGTGATGCGATCGGGGCGACGGTGGAGAATGCCATGACATATAATAACAATGCGGTGGCACATGTGACCAGCAGTGCGGGGACGCCTAGGAGGCCGGGGAATGCAATAGAGACTTATATTTTTGCCATGTTTAATGAGGACTTGAAGCCCGTTGGAGTAGAGCAAAACTTTGGGTTGTATCACCCGGATATGACTGAAGTATACCATGTCAACTTTCCATGA